From one Phycodurus eques isolate BA_2022a chromosome 6, UOR_Pequ_1.1, whole genome shotgun sequence genomic stretch:
- the pla2g6 gene encoding 85/88 kDa calcium-independent phospholipase A2 isoform X2 has protein sequence MQFLGRLLDTVSSVSTLFTNPYRVRDVQLSDYGGGEKIKVRQEGRLVLYKNAQCQSWDCVLMCPDTPAAALRLFQVAAEEDAMNWFPQYALKLPPFYDILPPMKAETAQMIVDCLRNHPDWSAAHIAVDTGLRECLKHNYVQSQINARDALGQTPLHLACERSDAACVKELLDESQARTDCRDQQGETPMHIAAKHDSPAVIQVLCSRLCSGVNELNNSGETPLHVSCRLGRVEAVKALLGGGAKCNVPGGGGYPIHSAMKYSEKSCTEEILKADPDQLHAEDSLYGGTPLHWAKTAEMCRMLLERGSAINYLSETGESALHICTKKGRFEAAMVLLTHGANANLKGQDGNTALHLAMKMDHMELIKALIVFGADVEIHNDLGETPGLIAARTSKGPNRKILLDMLCSVGVQRCLPPSPSSPPPITNKAAAPGIGFEDIVHLGAVIAAMSRGKSEVDGSKMDNRRMDTLVCLDGGGIRGLVLIQMLIALEKEAGRPTRELFDWVAGTSTGGILALAIVHGKSMEYLRCLYFRMKEQVFRGSRPYESAPLEDFLKKEFGENTKMTDVQYPRVMVTSVLADRHPGELHIFRNYDPPVRRETPYATTATFKALTIPREQLVWRAARSSGAAPTYFRPMGRFLDGGLLANNPTLDAMSEVHQYYKVLKAEGHGVEIKKLGLVVSLGTGKPPQVAVSSVDVFRPSNPLELAKSIVGAKELGKMLVDCCTDSDGCAVDRATAWCEMIGTIYHRLSPQLSQEVMLDEVSDTILVDMLWETQMYLYDKRVVLQSLAKALVDN, from the exons ATGCAGTTCCTGGGGCGTCTTTTGGACACGGTGTCGTCCGTATCCACCCTGTTCACCAACCCTTACCGGGTGAGGGACGTCCAGCTGTCCGACTACGGTGGGGGAGAGAAGATCAAAGTGAGGCAGGAAGGACGTCTGGTTCTCTATAAGAATGCCCAGTGCCAGTCGTGGGATTGTGTGCTAATGTGCCCCGACACACCTGCGGCGGCCCTGAG GCTTTTCCAGGTGGCAGCAGAAGAGGATGCCATGAACTGGTTCCCGCAGTATGCACTTAAGCTTCCGCCCTTTTACGACATACTCCCGCCAATGAAGGCTGAGACCGCCCAGATGATCGTGGACTGCCTGCGTAACCACCCGGATTGGAGCGCCGCTCACATCGCTGTGGACACAGGCCTCAGGGAGTGTCTGAAACACAACTACGTACAGAG TCAGATCAACGCTCGGGACGCGCTCGGTCAGACGCCGCTGCATCTGGCGTGCGAGCGAAGCGACGCGGCTTGCGTGAAGGAGCTCCTCGATGAGAGCCAGGCTCGCACGGACTGCAGAGACCAGCAGGGAGAGACGCCCATGCACATTGCCGCCAAGCACGACTCACCCGCCGTCATCCAG GTGTTGTGCTCGCGCTTGTGCTCGGGAGTGAACGAGCTGAACAACAGCGGGGAGACGCCGCTCCACGTTTCCTGCCGCCTGGGCCGAGTGGAGGCCGTCAAAGCCCTCTTGGGAGGCGGGGCCAAGTGCAACGTccccggcggcggcggctacCCGATCCACTCTGCCATGAAGTACAGTGAGAAGAG CTGTACAGAGGAGATCCTGAAAGCAGACCCTGACCAGCTGCATGCAGAAGACTCTTTGTATGGAGGCACGCCCCTCCACTGGGCTAAAACAGCCGAG ATGTGTCGCATGCTGCTGGAGAGGGGCAGCGCCATCAACTACCTCAGTGAGACAGGCGAGAGTGCCCTCCACATTTGCACCAAGAAGGGTCGCTTCGAGGCAGCCATGGTCTTGCTCACGCACGGCGCCAACGCCAACCTGAAGGGGCAGGACGGCAACACGGCGTTGCACCTCGCCATGAAA ATGGATCACATGGAGTTAATCAAAGCTCTGATCGTGTTCGGGGCCGACGTGGAGATCCACAACGACTTGGGAGAGACGCCGGGGCTGATCGCTGCTCGTACCAGCAAAG gtccCAATAGAAAAATACTACTGGACATGCTGTGTAGTGTGGGTGTGCAACGCTGCCTGCCCCCCTCCCCTAGCAGCCCTCCGCCCATCACCAACAAGGCCGCGGCGCCAGGCATAG GGTTTGAGGACATTGTGCACCTGGGGGCTGTGATCGCCGCAATGAGCAGAGGCAAGTCGGAAGTGGACGGTTCCAAGATGGACAACAGGAG GATGGACACTCTGGTGTGTCTGGACGGGGGAGGAATCAGGGGATTGGTCCTGATCCAGATGCTAATCGCTCTGGAGAAAGAGGCCGGCCGTCCCACCAGGGAGCTCTTCGACTGGGTGGCTGGCACCAGCACAGGCGGCATCCTGGCTCTCGCTATCGTCCACG GGAAGTCCATGGAGTACCTCCGCTGTTTGTACTTTCGAATGAAGGAGCAGGTGTTCAGAGGCTCGCGACCTTACGAATCGGCCCCGCTGGAGGACTTTCTGAAGAAAGAGTTTGGAGAGAACACCAAAATGACAGACGTTCAGTATCCCAG GGTGATGGTGACCAGTGTTCTGGCAGACAGACACCCAGGAGAGCTTCACATTTTCAGGAACTACGACCCCCCCGTCCGCAGAGAGACCCCGTACGCCACCACCGCCACCTTCAAAGCCCTCACCATCCCGCGAG AGCAACTTGTGTGGCGAGCGGCCCGCTCCAGTGGCGCTGCCCCCACCTACTTCCGGCCAATGGGACGCTTCCTGGATGGAGGGCTGTTGGCCAACAACCCTACGCTCGACGCCATGTCAGAGGTCCATCAGTACTACAAAGTGCTAAAAGCAGAG GGTCATGGGGTGGAAATCAAGAAGTTGGGTCTAGTTGTTTCTCTTGGGACTG GAAAGCCTCCCCAGGTGGCGGTGAGTTCTGTGGACGTTTTCCGACCCTCCAATCCTCTGGAGTTGGCCAAGAGCATTGTAGGAGCCAAGGAGCTGGGCAAGATGCTGGTGGACTGC TGTACGGACTCTGATGGCTGCGCTGTGGACCGAGCCACTGCCTGGTGTGAAATGATCGGCACCATCTACCACAG ACTGAGCCCGCAGCTTTCCCAGGAGGTGATGCTGGACGAAGTGAGCGACACCATTCTGGTGGACATGCTGTGGGAAACGCAGATGTACCTGTACGACAAGAGGGTGGTGCTGCAGTCCCTGGCCAAAGCGCTAGTGGACAACTAA
- the pla2g6 gene encoding 85/88 kDa calcium-independent phospholipase A2 isoform X1 → MQFLGRLLDTVSSVSTLFTNPYRVRDVQLSDYGGGEKIKVRQEGRLVLYKNAQCQSWDCVLMCPDTPAAALRLFQVAAEEDAMNWFPQYALKLPPFYDILPPMKAETAQMIVDCLRNHPDWSAAHIAVDTGLRECLKHNYVQSQINARDALGQTPLHLACERSDAACVKELLDESQARTDCRDQQGETPMHIAAKHDSPAVIQVLCSRLCSGVNELNNSGETPLHVSCRLGRVEAVKALLGGGAKCNVPGGGGYPIHSAMKYSEKSCTEEILKADPDQLHAEDSLYGGTPLHWAKTAEMCRMLLERGSAINYLSETGESALHICTKKGRFEAAMVLLTHGANANLKGQDGNTALHLAMKMDHMELIKALIVFGADVEIHNDLGETPGLIAARTSKGPNRKILLDMLCSVGVQRCLPPSPSSPPPITNKAAAPGIGFEDIVHLGAVIAAMSRGKSEVDGSKMDNRRMDTLVCLDGGGIRGLVLIQMLIALEKEAGRPTRELFDWVAGTSTGGILALAIVHGKSMEYLRCLYFRMKEQVFRGSRPYESAPLEDFLKKEFGENTKMTDVQYPRVMVTSVLADRHPGELHIFRNYDPPVRRETPYATTATFKALTIPRGWEDEDVLLVGYTVEPANKHRKVTDEEQLVWRAARSSGAAPTYFRPMGRFLDGGLLANNPTLDAMSEVHQYYKVLKAEGHGVEIKKLGLVVSLGTGKPPQVAVSSVDVFRPSNPLELAKSIVGAKELGKMLVDCCTDSDGCAVDRATAWCEMIGTIYHRLSPQLSQEVMLDEVSDTILVDMLWETQMYLYDKRVVLQSLAKALVDN, encoded by the exons ATGCAGTTCCTGGGGCGTCTTTTGGACACGGTGTCGTCCGTATCCACCCTGTTCACCAACCCTTACCGGGTGAGGGACGTCCAGCTGTCCGACTACGGTGGGGGAGAGAAGATCAAAGTGAGGCAGGAAGGACGTCTGGTTCTCTATAAGAATGCCCAGTGCCAGTCGTGGGATTGTGTGCTAATGTGCCCCGACACACCTGCGGCGGCCCTGAG GCTTTTCCAGGTGGCAGCAGAAGAGGATGCCATGAACTGGTTCCCGCAGTATGCACTTAAGCTTCCGCCCTTTTACGACATACTCCCGCCAATGAAGGCTGAGACCGCCCAGATGATCGTGGACTGCCTGCGTAACCACCCGGATTGGAGCGCCGCTCACATCGCTGTGGACACAGGCCTCAGGGAGTGTCTGAAACACAACTACGTACAGAG TCAGATCAACGCTCGGGACGCGCTCGGTCAGACGCCGCTGCATCTGGCGTGCGAGCGAAGCGACGCGGCTTGCGTGAAGGAGCTCCTCGATGAGAGCCAGGCTCGCACGGACTGCAGAGACCAGCAGGGAGAGACGCCCATGCACATTGCCGCCAAGCACGACTCACCCGCCGTCATCCAG GTGTTGTGCTCGCGCTTGTGCTCGGGAGTGAACGAGCTGAACAACAGCGGGGAGACGCCGCTCCACGTTTCCTGCCGCCTGGGCCGAGTGGAGGCCGTCAAAGCCCTCTTGGGAGGCGGGGCCAAGTGCAACGTccccggcggcggcggctacCCGATCCACTCTGCCATGAAGTACAGTGAGAAGAG CTGTACAGAGGAGATCCTGAAAGCAGACCCTGACCAGCTGCATGCAGAAGACTCTTTGTATGGAGGCACGCCCCTCCACTGGGCTAAAACAGCCGAG ATGTGTCGCATGCTGCTGGAGAGGGGCAGCGCCATCAACTACCTCAGTGAGACAGGCGAGAGTGCCCTCCACATTTGCACCAAGAAGGGTCGCTTCGAGGCAGCCATGGTCTTGCTCACGCACGGCGCCAACGCCAACCTGAAGGGGCAGGACGGCAACACGGCGTTGCACCTCGCCATGAAA ATGGATCACATGGAGTTAATCAAAGCTCTGATCGTGTTCGGGGCCGACGTGGAGATCCACAACGACTTGGGAGAGACGCCGGGGCTGATCGCTGCTCGTACCAGCAAAG gtccCAATAGAAAAATACTACTGGACATGCTGTGTAGTGTGGGTGTGCAACGCTGCCTGCCCCCCTCCCCTAGCAGCCCTCCGCCCATCACCAACAAGGCCGCGGCGCCAGGCATAG GGTTTGAGGACATTGTGCACCTGGGGGCTGTGATCGCCGCAATGAGCAGAGGCAAGTCGGAAGTGGACGGTTCCAAGATGGACAACAGGAG GATGGACACTCTGGTGTGTCTGGACGGGGGAGGAATCAGGGGATTGGTCCTGATCCAGATGCTAATCGCTCTGGAGAAAGAGGCCGGCCGTCCCACCAGGGAGCTCTTCGACTGGGTGGCTGGCACCAGCACAGGCGGCATCCTGGCTCTCGCTATCGTCCACG GGAAGTCCATGGAGTACCTCCGCTGTTTGTACTTTCGAATGAAGGAGCAGGTGTTCAGAGGCTCGCGACCTTACGAATCGGCCCCGCTGGAGGACTTTCTGAAGAAAGAGTTTGGAGAGAACACCAAAATGACAGACGTTCAGTATCCCAG GGTGATGGTGACCAGTGTTCTGGCAGACAGACACCCAGGAGAGCTTCACATTTTCAGGAACTACGACCCCCCCGTCCGCAGAGAGACCCCGTACGCCACCACCGCCACCTTCAAAGCCCTCACCATCCCGCGAG GATGGGAGGATGAGGATGTGTTGCTAGTAGGATACACAGTGGAACCAGCCAATAAGCATAGGAAGGTGACAGACGAAG AGCAACTTGTGTGGCGAGCGGCCCGCTCCAGTGGCGCTGCCCCCACCTACTTCCGGCCAATGGGACGCTTCCTGGATGGAGGGCTGTTGGCCAACAACCCTACGCTCGACGCCATGTCAGAGGTCCATCAGTACTACAAAGTGCTAAAAGCAGAG GGTCATGGGGTGGAAATCAAGAAGTTGGGTCTAGTTGTTTCTCTTGGGACTG GAAAGCCTCCCCAGGTGGCGGTGAGTTCTGTGGACGTTTTCCGACCCTCCAATCCTCTGGAGTTGGCCAAGAGCATTGTAGGAGCCAAGGAGCTGGGCAAGATGCTGGTGGACTGC TGTACGGACTCTGATGGCTGCGCTGTGGACCGAGCCACTGCCTGGTGTGAAATGATCGGCACCATCTACCACAG ACTGAGCCCGCAGCTTTCCCAGGAGGTGATGCTGGACGAAGTGAGCGACACCATTCTGGTGGACATGCTGTGGGAAACGCAGATGTACCTGTACGACAAGAGGGTGGTGCTGCAGTCCCTGGCCAAAGCGCTAGTGGACAACTAA